The window CATTTTTTGACTCCTTTCAGCGAAACAGCTTTACATCCCAGACAGGGATATTCCATCGAACAGTTGAAACTTCGAAAGAGTTGGTTCGCACCAACCTGACACAAACCACAACATAAAAACCCGCACCTAGTTCCAGTTTACGTTAAGAACAGCTTACAAGATTTTTGATTTAATTCAAATATTTCATTGATATATCTGGTAACAATTTCCTGACACTTCATAAAATTGCAGATTTGATGATCATGTGATCGCCCGCAAACCAGAAATCAGGTTCGATGAGTATGCCGCAGCCACTGCACAACTTCATCAGGATCATTGGTTCGGGCACCTTGCTCACGTCCACAGAGAAGCCGAAGCAGCATGAACCGACACAGCCTCAGCCCAGCACTGAATATTTCGGCATATCGGCTCCAAAAAGTTCCAGCCAGGACGCCCGACTATTAATGACCTTCGCTCAGCCCTTCTTTTTAGTAGCCCCAAAGGTGCCCGCATAATACTCTGGCTCATCCTCGCCTGCATATTGAGCATGTTCATCTGGGCGTGGGTTGTCGAAATTGATGAAGTGATAAAGAGCCAGTGTAAAGCAATTCCCTCTTCCCCGCCCTTTCCATAAAGCACTATCAGCTGGCCACCTTTCAACGCACGCCAATTGCCTATATATACTACATTACAGCCAAGCCCTGCTTGTTTATGCGTTAAAACGTATATATGTACCCACGCCTATACGCCTTTGCTTTTTTTGGTATTTATGTATTTAAGCATTATGAAATATCGGTAAGTACCATGCACATCCCGATATAAAATGGTTCTGAAGCGTATCCAGACAAAAGCTCTCTATCTAATTGCTATCGAAACTTCTGTCACCTGCCTAGGATCAGCCATTATGCAAAAGTCATTATCATTTAGCATCAGCCGCTCGTTACCACCTGGCCTATCTAAACATCGAAATGGTGTTCACTCTCCCCTGCCGAAATCATATCCAGATGATCTTCAATACCCTGTAACCATTGGCTGGCTTTCAACATATGCAACAGCAAAGATAGGTGAAAATAATCCAACGGTTCATTCTAACTTACTTTTGCTGGTGGACATGCCCCCCTCCATCATTGCATAATGTTTTCCAAAGAGGTATTGAACGTCAATTTCGAACAGATTTCGATTACATATCTGTGCTTATAGATAGTAACTTCAGAAAGGCTGACAACATACTCCTTACGTTTATACGTATCGCCACCAATACGCTCATACCATTATACCTTTTTACCTTTTTACCTTTTTACCTTTATCCTTTTTTACACTCTTACCCACATACGTGTTATCTGATCTTTTGGGTATCTATTTTCACACCGTCTGGTGCGCATTTACCCCCTCTATCATGAGAGATCTTCTTCGACCATTACAGACCAGATTTTCCGAAACTTGCTTTGAATTCTAAAATTAAACAGCTTGATGCTGCTCCATCTTAAAGTTATGATTATTGAGTGATTTTATTTCCCTTCCGAAACCCAGCGGGTAACGGTCAGGAAAAAGGCGTGAGATAACCGGGGCAGAGGGACTCTACGTTGGCTGCTAAGGCTCAACAACTCACGACGCAAGATGTTTGAATGACAACCGGCACAGACGGGGTGTCCCCCTCAACCCTTTCTGGTACCCCTTACATATTTTTGAGCGAAGGATTGGTGGTAACCAAAAGCAATAATTTCTGAATATATTTTCTACCAACACCCTGAGGAGAGAAAAGATGACACACAAATGTTTTTCCTTGTGGTTGGCACTCACCCTGCTTTCTTTCACCTATAATGCGCAAGGGGTTGAGCCAATTCCTGATGAGTCGGGACTTAGCGGTTTTGTACGGTTAGGTGGTGGGGTAATGAACTACTCAAACAACACCATCGCAGGAAATTCATTAATGGATGTTGGCACAGACACCATATTCAATCTGGACGAAACACCAGATTCAGAAACTACAGGAATAGGGGTTTTCAACTTTGAACTTGGTTGGACATTTGCACCACAACGTACTCAGATTGTACTAGGATCAAACATCGAAGATGTGGCCCGCCTGGATTTTTCACAGCAGTTGGCGGTAAAGAAAGAGTTTGCAGACAAGAGTCTGGTCTCAGTTGGTATTCTCTTTACAGGATTTCCGACTGAGGTATATGAAGACCCCTTCCTCACCGGATCTCCCCGTCGGGAAACAGACCGCACTTCATATGGGGCACGAATCGCTTACGACAGCTTTCTGGATTCAAACTTTGAAGTTCGCTACTCATTAAGAAATATCGATATAGATGATGAGAGAAGCGGCGATTCTCTCGATCTTACTCCTCAGGAAAGATCTCTTTTACAACGTGACGGACTCAGGCACGTGTTTGACCTCAGTTACCGCTACAGGTACGACGGTAAAAATTTGTTTGTTCCTACCATATCATTTTTCTACAGTGACAGAGATGGTGATGCCATAACTCACTGGGGGACTGATTTTCAGCTTACATACATCTTCAAGGACGACCCTTTTACAGCGGTTATCAATGGCCTGATAGGTTTTGCAGATTACGACGAAACGAACCCTGTCTTCAGCAAAAGCCAGGATGATGACCGCTACGGGATCTCCGGCCAATTTTATTATCGGCAGCCGTTTGGCCTTACACCTTTCGGCAATCAGGATTTCAGTCTGTTTTGCAACCTCTCCTATTTTCTTGTGGAGAGCAATATAGACTTTTATGAAACAGAGGTTATCCTCGCCACAGCAGGAGTCATGTTTCAATTCTAAAGAAAACTGGCTGTATGGCTGCCAATGAGCTGTACAGCCTGTTTTTCTATGTGCTATGCCCCCCCCCTTATACCCCATAGCCTTCCGGATTAAGACTGCAATATCCGCTGATTTCTTTCTGCACCCCTTTCAATTGATAATACTCCGTTCCAAACAGGTCGAACCGACACAGATCAATGGGAGTGACTTCAGAGCAATTGATGTTACCGATCGCCCCTGCGTATTCCAGGGCGGCCGTTGCAAGTTCAGAACAGAAGAATGCAGCAAAATCCTCTCTGTTGTGGGTAACATTTCCTATTATCGGGGTTGAATCAAGAACATCCAATGCTGATTTTACAGCTTGAGGCATATCGTATTCTTTCTGCTCCTGGTGCAGGAGAAAATCAATAAGTTTCTTGGTATCAAGTCGTTCGCGAATTTTCTCACTGAGTGGCAACCACCACATGTCACCTTCGTAATACTTGAGACGGACACTCATTCTGTTTTTCTGTACACCCCGAACTTTCTTGTCGGTTACAGGGTCTTCATACAACGTTGTGGATTCGAAAATATCGACTATCTTGCCACGTTGAGCTTCGTTGTGCATGAGAACCTTTGATTCGAAAACAATACCTATGTGCGATACTTCCGACCGTGTCACCCACTTGATGATTTCAGAAAAATTCCCTTTTCCGGAGAAGGCAATAATATCTCCAGGCTGCATCTTATCGCGAACACTCAGATACTCTGCAATTACATGTGCCATGCTTCACCCCCAATCAATGTAAACCGCGTTTTTCAGTAAACCATCATGACCAGACCAGCACTTGGAGCGCGAAGCTCCTCTTAAGCAGGTGAGTAGAGTTTAGCTTGCTATTATGACAATAATCACTGCAATTAGACCTCATGGCAATAGTATTCAATCAGAAAAAGGTGATCGACTTCCCATCTTTAAGCTTCTGGTGGTATCCTGTCAGCAACGTATTCCACAAGACATTCCAAACAAACACCATGGTAAAGGATACAAAATTACCTTTTACAAGGGACTTGGAGTAAATATTCAACAAATGAACTTCTAATAGTTTTTTCAACAGCTTGGATGTAAAATCTGATACTTTTAAAGTCGATAAATTGTCAAAGTTAAAAAAAGTACTGCTTCATGCCCATGCAACACAGCAAAGCATCTTCCCTTTTACCTGATCGACGAGGTCCAGGCGTTGCTACTCCAATTAGAAAACCCGGTTGCAGGTATTGCGTACCAACGTGGAATTAAAGAGTCGCACCATTTCTTTCGGAGCTTCAGGAAGAACGTCGGACCCAGGCCCAAAGCCTATCGACAACACAACGGGCAACAGTTAGCCCCATGAATGACGAGTCTTATAAATGCCAGCAAAAGAAGCATGCCAGACTGGCGAAACATACGAATAGCACCTTGAATATCAGGTAAAATTTCTATCACCTACGATATATCAACAACAGATCTATTCAAAGGAGAACACAATGCTTTACAGAACAATGCCCCAAAACGGTGACAAACTCTCTGCCCTTGGCTTCGGAGCGATGAGACTCCAACTCCTCGAAGACGGCTCGGTTGATGAGCCGCGTGCCATCGCCCAGATCCGCTCTGCCATTGATAATGGCGTCAACTATATAGACACAGCCTACCCGTATCTTGGCGGCCAGAGCGAAACCATTGTTGGCAAGGCCATCAAGGACGGCTACCGGGAGAAGGTGAAAATCGCGACCAAGCTGCCACGCTGGCTGGTGGAAAAGCGCGAGGACATGGACCGCTTGCTTGATGAGCAGTTGAAAAAACTCGATATCGATCATATCGACTATTATCTGGTCCACGCCCTTGACGGCAACTCCTGGGACCACATGGTCGAAGTCGGCATTATCGACTTCCTCGATACAGCTGTTGCCGATGGACGTATCGGCAATGCTGGTTTTTCCTTCCACGGGGTTGGTGATGACTTTATCCGCATTGTCGATGCGTACCCCTGGGTATTTTGCCAGATACAGTACAATTTTCTCGATACCCAGAATCAGGCCGGAACCCGTGGTCTGAAATACGCCGCTGAAAAAGGACTCGGCGTAATAATTATGGAGCCATTACGTGGCGGCAACATCAGCCTGCCAGTCGCCCCGCCTGAAGTTCAGAAAATCTGGGATACAGCGACTATAAAGCGCAGTCCGGTTGAATGGGCACTTCGCTGGGTATGGGATGCTCCAGAAGTTACCGTGGTGTTATCCGGCATGAATGAAGAGGCACATATCAAACAGAATCTGGCCATCGCCTCAGAAGCCGCAGCTCATACACTCACCAAAGAAGAACTGGCATTGATAGAAAAAGCCGCTGCCAAATACGGGGATCTCATGGCAGTCCCCTGCACCGGCTGTGGCTACTGTGTACCCTGCCCTGTCGGGGTTCGCATCCCGCTCTGCTTTGAAAAACTCAATCATCTCCACATGTTCAAAGATGAGATGACTGCCAAATACCAGTACGCGGTACTTCTCAGCGACACCATGGGCACCAATCCCGGCTATGCATCACAGTGTGTGGAGTGCGGTGAATGTCTGGAAAAATGCCCCCAGCATATTAACATTCCAGAAGTTCTGAAACAGGTTGTCGATGAGTTGGAAAGTGACAACATGGAAGATATGGCCAAAGGCGTGCTCAAGCCCCAAAAATAGTACCTTACCAACCAAACTTCAGCAGTTTGCACATCAGGCATGTATTACGCCTGATGTGCAACTCTCCAAAAAGAAACACCTTATTATGAAAATCCTCTATTATGATTGCTTCGCTGGTATAAGCGGCGATATGAACCTGGCCGCGATGGTAGGTCTCGGTGTTGAGCCAGCATTTCTGGCAGCCGAACTCACAAAACTCGGCCTTGATGATGAATTCGAGTTACAGGTCGGTTCAGACATGAGAAACGGCATCTCAGGGACCCGGGTGGATGTACTGCTGAAACATCACCACCATCACACCGATGGAGACCACCACCATGGTCATCACCGTCACCGTAACCTCGCTGACATTGAGGCAATCATAAATAACAGTACTCTTGATGAACGGATAAAAGAGACATCTCTGGCGATTTTCAACAGGGTTGCCCGGGCAGAAGCCAAAGTTCACGATAAACCTCTTGATGAGGTTCACTTT of the Desulfosediminicola ganghwensis genome contains:
- a CDS encoding DUF2860 family protein; translated protein: MTHKCFSLWLALTLLSFTYNAQGVEPIPDESGLSGFVRLGGGVMNYSNNTIAGNSLMDVGTDTIFNLDETPDSETTGIGVFNFELGWTFAPQRTQIVLGSNIEDVARLDFSQQLAVKKEFADKSLVSVGILFTGFPTEVYEDPFLTGSPRRETDRTSYGARIAYDSFLDSNFEVRYSLRNIDIDDERSGDSLDLTPQERSLLQRDGLRHVFDLSYRYRYDGKNLFVPTISFFYSDRDGDAITHWGTDFQLTYIFKDDPFTAVINGLIGFADYDETNPVFSKSQDDDRYGISGQFYYRQPFGLTPFGNQDFSLFCNLSYFLVESNIDFYETEVILATAGVMFQF
- a CDS encoding aldo/keto reductase; amino-acid sequence: MLYRTMPQNGDKLSALGFGAMRLQLLEDGSVDEPRAIAQIRSAIDNGVNYIDTAYPYLGGQSETIVGKAIKDGYREKVKIATKLPRWLVEKREDMDRLLDEQLKKLDIDHIDYYLVHALDGNSWDHMVEVGIIDFLDTAVADGRIGNAGFSFHGVGDDFIRIVDAYPWVFCQIQYNFLDTQNQAGTRGLKYAAEKGLGVIIMEPLRGGNISLPVAPPEVQKIWDTATIKRSPVEWALRWVWDAPEVTVVLSGMNEEAHIKQNLAIASEAAAHTLTKEELALIEKAAAKYGDLMAVPCTGCGYCVPCPVGVRIPLCFEKLNHLHMFKDEMTAKYQYAVLLSDTMGTNPGYASQCVECGECLEKCPQHINIPEVLKQVVDELESDNMEDMAKGVLKPQK